Proteins encoded by one window of Enterococcus faecalis:
- a CDS encoding ABC transporter permease, translated as MIANLFVSTFLSLKAHKLRVFLTMVGIIIGITSVVTISALGEGMKRQVVKASSAVNADVLKIHYTMSDGSSDNFMSYEEPDYTFSRVDLKKLQDIQGIESIYPQYGESMMGGGDNLFVPMDYFGAQANLSITSTKGQNDILYGRDFQPNDANTDAIVLNHDIFEAQIRLDDPSQLIGKAVSIGGYMYKVIGILAPKDLDSLGMNDDWATAMSSFVSRESYNKLAKTKAISGINIKVREGADREAILGQAITILSENHPEVKGTFKENDQDQQLQQQMEEMVTGMTMFLMAITAISLLVGGIGVMNIMYVSVTERKREIGIRRAIGAKPRVILFQFLMEAAFITLIGGLIGVGCGYLLATVVGGYISITPIITPSIFAISTLVSVFTGIFFGIIPAIGASRMDPIKAIYN; from the coding sequence ATGATTGCTAATTTATTTGTTAGTACTTTTTTAAGCTTAAAGGCGCATAAGTTGCGGGTATTTTTAACGATGGTCGGGATTATTATTGGGATTACATCAGTCGTAACGATTTCTGCTCTAGGTGAAGGGATGAAACGTCAAGTTGTGAAGGCATCCAGCGCAGTGAACGCGGATGTTTTGAAGATTCATTATACAATGTCGGATGGTAGCAGTGACAATTTTATGTCCTATGAAGAGCCAGATTATACGTTTAGCCGAGTGGACTTGAAAAAATTACAAGACATTCAAGGAATTGAAAGTATTTATCCTCAATATGGTGAATCAATGATGGGGGGCGGAGACAATTTGTTTGTACCAATGGATTATTTTGGGGCGCAGGCGAATTTATCCATTACGTCGACTAAAGGGCAGAATGATATTTTATATGGTCGTGATTTTCAACCGAACGATGCAAATACAGATGCGATTGTCTTAAATCATGATATCTTTGAAGCGCAAATTCGGCTTGATGATCCTAGCCAACTCATTGGAAAAGCTGTTTCAATTGGTGGTTATATGTACAAGGTGATTGGTATTTTAGCACCAAAAGATTTAGATAGTTTGGGTATGAACGATGATTGGGCAACTGCTATGAGTAGTTTTGTTTCTCGAGAATCATACAATAAATTAGCGAAAACAAAAGCAATTAGTGGCATCAATATTAAGGTTCGTGAGGGAGCGGACCGTGAAGCAATTTTAGGACAGGCAATCACCATTTTAAGTGAAAATCATCCTGAAGTGAAAGGAACGTTTAAAGAAAACGACCAAGACCAACAACTCCAACAACAAATGGAAGAAATGGTCACGGGTATGACAATGTTTCTGATGGCAATTACTGCAATCTCCCTATTAGTCGGGGGAATTGGCGTCATGAACATCATGTATGTGTCTGTCACGGAACGGAAACGAGAAATCGGGATTCGTCGGGCCATTGGTGCTAAACCACGAGTCATTTTATTCCAATTTTTAATGGAAGCAGCGTTTATCACATTGATTGGTGGTTTGATTGGTGTCGGCTGCGGCTACTTATTGGCAACTGTGGTCGGTGGATATATTTCGATTACGCCAATTATTACGCCGTCCATCTTTGCCATTTCAACATTGGTTTCTGTCTTCACAGGTATCTTTTTCGGGATTATTCCAGCAATTGGTGCTTCGAGGATGGATCCGATTAAAGCGATTTATAATTAA
- a CDS encoding NAD(P)H-binding protein: MKVIIFGGSGFLGQQIAKILVQRQHQVISVSRHGKPATLSASWSHQVQWVCSDVTRDTNWQEQVQRADWVIDTVGILFENPRKKKTYQRLILTPVKKISSFLAQQKKPAKFLFISANTVPFPLRKYMDAKLAAEELIHQEVAEAVIFYPSLLVGQERTGTILFSKCIYFFKKIPFLKNLFIGYDPVPVAEMAQEIVHVLEGGNSIYTHRRTR, from the coding sequence ATGAAAGTCATTATTTTTGGCGGTAGCGGTTTTTTAGGTCAACAAATCGCGAAAATTTTAGTCCAACGCCAACATCAAGTCATCAGTGTTTCACGTCATGGAAAGCCTGCCACGCTCTCCGCATCTTGGAGCCACCAAGTGCAGTGGGTATGCTCCGATGTTACTCGTGACACGAATTGGCAAGAACAAGTCCAGCGTGCTGACTGGGTCATTGATACAGTAGGTATTTTATTTGAAAATCCACGAAAAAAGAAAACCTATCAACGGCTAATTCTGACGCCAGTGAAAAAAATCAGCTCTTTTTTAGCACAACAAAAAAAGCCAGCTAAGTTTTTATTTATTTCAGCCAATACTGTTCCTTTCCCTTTGAGAAAATATATGGATGCCAAATTGGCAGCGGAGGAACTAATCCACCAAGAAGTCGCCGAAGCAGTGATTTTTTATCCTAGTTTACTTGTAGGTCAAGAACGTACCGGCACCATACTTTTTAGTAAATGTATTTATTTTTTTAAGAAAATCCCCTTTTTAAAGAACTTATTTATTGGCTATGATCCTGTGCCTGTGGCAGAAATGGCACAAGAAATTGTTCACGTTTTAGAAGGCGGCAATTCTATTTACACACACAGAAGGACCCGTTAA
- a CDS encoding mannitol-1-phosphate 5-dehydrogenase — MNAVHFGAGNIGRGFIGEILAKNGFHITFVDVNETIIQALKERKSYTIELADASHQQINVENVTGLNNMTEPEKVVEAIAEADLVTTAIGPNILPRIAELIAQGIDARAEANCQKPLDIIACENMIGGSTFLAEEVAKYLKNPAYAEQWIGFPDAAVDRIVPLQKHEDPLFVQVEPFCEWVIDDTNRKAKEIQLEGVHYVADLEPYIERKLFSVNTGHATVAYTGALLGYQTIDEAMQDALVVAQLKSVLQETGKLLVAKWNFDEQEHAAYIEKIIQRFQNKYISDAITRVARTPIRKLGAQERFIRPIRELQERNLVSPHLLAMIGIVFNYHDPEDEQSRQLQEMLDQESVDTVIAEVTGIEDPETVKNIKQNVERYARPQVA; from the coding sequence ATGAACGCAGTACATTTTGGAGCAGGAAATATTGGACGCGGCTTTATCGGCGAAATTTTAGCTAAAAACGGGTTTCATATTACGTTTGTGGATGTTAATGAAACCATCATTCAAGCGTTAAAAGAACGTAAAAGTTATACAATTGAATTGGCCGATGCCTCACATCAACAAATTAACGTTGAAAATGTGACCGGGTTAAATAACATGACAGAACCAGAAAAAGTAGTAGAAGCAATTGCGGAAGCCGATTTAGTCACGACGGCAATTGGTCCTAATATTTTACCAAGAATTGCTGAATTAATTGCTCAAGGAATTGATGCACGTGCCGAAGCAAATTGTCAAAAGCCGCTGGATATTATCGCTTGTGAAAATATGATTGGTGGTTCAACCTTTTTAGCAGAAGAAGTGGCCAAATATTTGAAAAACCCAGCTTATGCTGAACAATGGATTGGTTTTCCTGATGCGGCGGTTGATCGGATTGTTCCATTACAAAAACATGAAGATCCACTTTTTGTTCAAGTTGAGCCTTTTTGTGAATGGGTCATTGATGATACCAACCGAAAAGCCAAAGAGATTCAGTTAGAAGGCGTTCATTACGTTGCTGATTTAGAGCCGTATATTGAACGAAAATTATTTAGTGTAAACACTGGCCATGCTACAGTTGCCTATACAGGGGCGTTGTTAGGCTATCAAACCATTGACGAAGCGATGCAGGACGCCTTAGTAGTAGCACAACTCAAATCAGTTTTGCAGGAAACCGGTAAACTTTTAGTGGCCAAATGGAATTTTGATGAACAAGAACATGCAGCCTATATTGAAAAAATTATTCAACGTTTCCAAAATAAATATATTTCAGATGCTATTACACGTGTAGCACGGACACCAATCAGAAAATTAGGTGCGCAAGAACGGTTTATTCGACCAATCCGTGAATTACAGGAACGCAATCTAGTGTCGCCGCATTTATTAGCAATGATTGGTATTGTTTTTAATTATCATGATCCAGAAGATGAACAAAGCCGTCAATTACAGGAAATGCTTGACCAAGAAAGCGTTGATACAGTGATCGCTGAAGTAACGGGCATTGAAGATCCAGAAACGGTTAAAAATATTAAACAAAACGTAGAACGCTATGCGCGACCACAAGTAGCATAA
- a CDS encoding NAD(P)/FAD-dependent oxidoreductase: MKKIAIIGGGIIGMTLANYLDPQKFDITVYDEGLGQATKASAGIISPWLSKRRNKKWYQLAREGAALFPKLVKDFQLTEDIYRQSGTVILRPAAALADLAHLAEERKQTAPEIGEITMLSAVQTAKFLPLLKETPSLFISGGGRLDGPAYLNHLQKRAEAKGVTFCSQRAHFRQLNQGWEIVTNSEKKSVDFLALTPGPHLKELLTTLNLSVDIRPQKGQLLVFETPFTNSQQWPVAMLDGEADLIPFNQGKILLGATHENEQAWDLEETVSAFQQLTSGTAPFLKEADQLFKQPMHYRVGTRAYTSDFAPFFGPLPEMPHLVVASGLGSSGLTTGPFISYQLAEYFNTGAFKGELYQKPLSQYVKNNPSL; the protein is encoded by the coding sequence ATGAAAAAAATTGCCATTATTGGCGGCGGCATTATCGGAATGACGTTAGCTAATTATTTAGATCCACAAAAATTTGATATTACCGTTTATGATGAAGGGCTCGGCCAAGCGACTAAAGCGAGCGCCGGGATTATTTCCCCTTGGCTATCCAAACGTCGGAATAAGAAATGGTACCAATTAGCGCGAGAGGGCGCTGCCCTATTTCCAAAGCTAGTCAAAGATTTTCAGCTGACGGAGGATATTTATCGTCAATCAGGGACAGTCATTTTGCGTCCGGCAGCTGCTTTGGCAGACTTAGCCCATTTGGCAGAAGAGCGTAAGCAAACTGCACCTGAAATTGGAGAAATCACGATGTTGTCAGCGGTTCAAACAGCGAAGTTCTTACCGCTACTTAAGGAAACTCCCTCACTTTTTATTTCTGGCGGCGGTCGCCTAGATGGACCAGCTTATCTAAACCATCTTCAGAAACGCGCCGAAGCTAAAGGGGTCACTTTTTGCTCACAACGGGCGCACTTTCGACAACTGAATCAAGGGTGGGAAATTGTCACAAATTCAGAAAAAAAGAGCGTTGATTTTCTCGCTTTAACACCTGGTCCTCATTTAAAGGAATTACTCACTACTTTAAATTTATCTGTGGACATTCGTCCCCAAAAAGGACAATTATTAGTTTTCGAGACCCCTTTTACAAACAGTCAGCAATGGCCTGTTGCTATGTTAGATGGCGAAGCCGATTTAATTCCTTTTAATCAAGGAAAAATTTTATTAGGTGCCACCCACGAAAATGAACAAGCCTGGGATTTAGAAGAGACTGTTAGCGCTTTTCAACAACTAACTTCTGGGACTGCGCCATTTCTAAAAGAAGCAGATCAGCTTTTTAAGCAACCCATGCATTACCGTGTCGGTACACGTGCTTATACATCTGATTTCGCTCCGTTTTTTGGTCCTTTGCCAGAAATGCCCCACCTTGTGGTTGCTAGCGGACTTGGTTCATCAGGACTCACTACTGGCCCATTCATTAGTTACCAATTAGCTGAATACTTCAATACAGGTGCCTTCAAAGGAGAGCTTTATCAAAAACCACTTAGTCAATATGTAAAAAACAACCCCTCACTTTGA
- a CDS encoding ABC transporter ATP-binding protein, producing MVEANNTNQPLIELRDINKFYPVGKEKLHVLKELNLTIHQGEFILIMGKSGSGKTTLMNIIGFLDRLTDGSYHFSGTDVSKLSENKKSAFRNEYLGFIFQQFFLINSLNVRQNVQLPCVYEGKKSRAEKKAIAEKYLKIVGLETKAKSKVTELSGGQQQRVAIARSLVNDPLLIMADEPTGALDSETGTEIMELLKELNEQGKTIVMVTHDEDMKKYASRVIHMKDGRFLEEEVIR from the coding sequence ATGGTGGAAGCAAACAATACAAATCAACCCCTCATTGAATTGCGGGACATTAACAAGTTCTATCCAGTAGGTAAGGAAAAACTACATGTTTTAAAAGAATTGAACTTGACCATCCATCAAGGAGAGTTCATTTTAATCATGGGGAAGTCCGGTAGCGGTAAGACAACGCTGATGAACATTATTGGTTTCTTGGATCGCTTAACAGACGGAAGTTATCATTTCTCAGGAACAGATGTTTCAAAATTGTCTGAAAATAAAAAATCAGCCTTTCGCAATGAATATCTAGGATTTATTTTTCAACAATTTTTCTTGATTAATTCTTTAAATGTTAGACAAAATGTTCAATTGCCCTGTGTTTATGAAGGAAAAAAAAGCCGCGCTGAGAAAAAAGCGATTGCTGAGAAGTACCTAAAAATTGTCGGTTTGGAAACAAAAGCCAAATCAAAAGTTACTGAACTTTCTGGAGGACAGCAACAAAGAGTAGCCATTGCTCGTTCCTTGGTGAATGATCCATTATTGATTATGGCTGATGAACCGACTGGGGCATTGGATAGTGAAACGGGTACAGAAATTATGGAATTATTGAAAGAATTGAATGAACAGGGCAAAACAATTGTCATGGTGACACATGATGAAGATATGAAAAAATATGCCTCACGAGTGATTCATATGAAAGATGGTCGCTTTTTGGAAGAAGAGGTGATTAGATGA
- a CDS encoding PTS sugar transporter subunit IIA, whose amino-acid sequence MENLTNISIELNQQFNTKEEAIRFCGEKLVEAGCVEPAYIEAMIERDQLLSVYMGNFIAIPHGTEEAKKLVKKSGICVVQVPEGVNFGTEEDEKIATVLFGIAGVGEEHLQLVQQIALYCSDMDNVVQLADALSKEEITENLAIA is encoded by the coding sequence ATGGAAAATCTTACGAATATTTCAATTGAATTAAATCAACAGTTTAATACAAAAGAAGAAGCTATTCGCTTTTGCGGCGAAAAACTAGTCGAGGCAGGCTGTGTTGAGCCCGCTTATATTGAAGCAATGATTGAAAGAGACCAATTGCTATCTGTTTATATGGGGAATTTTATTGCCATTCCTCATGGAACAGAAGAAGCCAAAAAATTAGTGAAAAAATCAGGAATCTGTGTAGTGCAAGTCCCAGAGGGCGTTAATTTTGGCACCGAAGAAGATGAAAAAATTGCTACCGTATTATTTGGGATTGCCGGAGTCGGTGAAGAACATTTGCAATTAGTCCAACAAATTGCACTTTATTGTAGTGATATGGATAACGTGGTGCAACTTGCCGACGCATTAAGTAAAGAAGAAATAACAGAAAATTTAGCCATTGCTTAA
- a CDS encoding efflux RND transporter periplasmic adaptor subunit has protein sequence MKKKTIIILGAVAVIAVGGIVTVNALNKNAQQVAVKQAPKDDWGIDYFDVPDLQQIYINGVIQPEQMEAFARDQKITKDPEIKVKNGDVVDAGTELFTYEDEAVTKEIEAQQNSLAKLETKRANIYNKWNRAIDKFNKTKEEDRTMSGDDLNEQYQTEVDAVDEEITFTNETLADLGAKQYISTKANFKGRVSIPEVKDANSPILRLTSEDLYLAGKVNEKDLTKISVGQKAKLTSVSNNVVVDGSISYIDDNPPEGNSDAASGNPEGGTTMSSYSVKIALANLDKVKNGYHMQATIDLGDLGAIELPKKAIQKEGEQAYVLVNDFGTIIRRDVQVGQENGDKMAIESGLESADRVVISSKKPVKVGDIVESDAAIASDESATNESMTDASK, from the coding sequence ATGAAGAAGAAAACGATAATTATATTGGGGGCAGTTGCGGTAATTGCGGTTGGGGGCATCGTAACTGTGAATGCGTTAAATAAAAATGCACAACAAGTAGCTGTCAAGCAAGCGCCTAAAGATGACTGGGGAATTGACTATTTTGACGTTCCCGACTTGCAACAAATTTATATTAACGGTGTCATCCAACCAGAACAAATGGAAGCCTTTGCGCGTGATCAAAAAATAACAAAGGATCCAGAGATTAAGGTGAAAAACGGCGATGTCGTAGATGCAGGCACAGAATTATTTACTTATGAAGATGAGGCGGTCACAAAAGAAATTGAGGCACAACAAAATAGCTTAGCCAAATTAGAAACGAAGCGGGCGAATATCTATAATAAGTGGAATCGGGCCATTGATAAATTTAATAAAACTAAAGAAGAAGACCGCACGATGTCTGGTGATGATTTAAATGAACAATATCAAACAGAAGTCGATGCGGTAGATGAAGAGATTACCTTCACCAATGAAACCTTAGCGGATTTAGGAGCGAAGCAATATATTTCCACAAAGGCTAATTTCAAAGGTCGCGTATCAATTCCAGAAGTAAAAGATGCCAATTCACCGATTTTACGGTTAACTTCAGAAGATCTTTACTTAGCTGGGAAAGTGAATGAAAAGGACTTGACTAAAATTAGTGTTGGGCAAAAAGCTAAACTAACTTCTGTTTCCAATAATGTGGTTGTGGATGGCTCAATTTCTTACATCGATGATAATCCTCCTGAAGGCAACAGCGATGCTGCGAGTGGCAATCCAGAGGGCGGCACAACGATGTCTAGTTATAGCGTCAAAATTGCGTTGGCCAATTTAGACAAAGTCAAAAATGGCTACCATATGCAAGCAACCATTGATTTAGGCGATTTAGGGGCGATTGAGTTACCGAAAAAAGCGATTCAAAAAGAGGGTGAACAGGCCTACGTTTTAGTGAATGATTTTGGAACCATCATTCGTCGTGATGTTCAAGTCGGGCAAGAAAATGGCGACAAAATGGCGATTGAATCTGGCTTAGAATCAGCCGACCGAGTGGTTATTTCTTCAAAAAAACCAGTAAAAGTCGGTGATATTGTTGAATCAGATGCAGCGATTGCTTCTGATGAATCAGCAACCAACGAATCAATGACAGATGCGTCGAAATAG